Proteins found in one Triticum urartu cultivar G1812 chromosome 4, Tu2.1, whole genome shotgun sequence genomic segment:
- the LOC125553736 gene encoding uncharacterized protein LOC125553736 isoform X3 translates to MNIVPCHRTSPSPRPALDPSIPDAHASFLLGSGSSEPRHHHSPAAFLPASCTTVHGLVFSEWCTASSQPWMPEPPCFLPELQVPAPLTLPLCCQNMRRLLQLRPHATLPENAVTRLDPLVSAASPKFRRCCAFAVPLHALLSPAVHLQGARVVASPCLQEREADGVDRDHLHVPGPSPLRPLTVAQLPSPPTWAWAHVLVTLRL, encoded by the exons ATGAACATCGTCCCATGCCATCGGACCTCGCCTAGTCCTCGCCCGGCGCTTGATCCATCCATCCCTGATGCCCACGCCTCCTTCCTGCTTGGATCCGGTAGTTCCGAGCCAAGACACCACCATTCCCCTGCTGCCTTCCTCCCTGCATCGTGCACCACTGTGCATGGCCTCGTCTTCTCCGAGTGGTGTACCGCCAGCAGCCAACCATGGATGCCCGAGCCGCCATGTTTCCTCCCCGAGCTCCAAGTCCCCGCGCCGCTCACCCTGCCGCTGTGTTGCC AGAACATGCGCCGCCTCCTACAGCTCCGCCCGCACGCCACCTTGCCGGAGAACGCCGTCACGCGCCTGGATCCGCTCGTCTCCGCCGCCTCCCCCAAGTTTCGTCGCTGTTGCGCCTTCGCCGTCCCACTTCATGCGCTGCTGTCGCCCGCAGTCCACCTCCAAGGTGCTAGAGTCGTCGCCTCGCCATGTCTTCAGGAGCGAGAGGCTGACGGTGTTGACCGCGACCACCTCCACGTGCCTGGGCCATCTCCCCTTCGCCCGTTGACCGTGGCCCAGCTCCCATCTCCACCGACCTGGGCCTGGGCCCATG TTCTGGTTAcattgcgattgtga
- the LOC125553736 gene encoding uncharacterized protein LOC125553736 isoform X1 gives MNIVPCHRTSPSPRPALDPSIPDAHASFLLGSGSSEPRHHHSPAAFLPASCTTVHGLVFSEWCTASSQPWMPEPPCFLPELQVPAPLTLPLCCQNMRRLLQLRPHATLPENAVTRLDPLVSAASPKFRRCCAFAVPLHALLSPAVHLQGARVVASPCLQEREADGVDRDHLHVPGPSPLRPLTVAQLPSPPTWAWAHGKHQIQHPLCAQLGQLVSARCVFSCSGRFCLSFLELPVLHKSPSRSCI, from the exons ATGAACATCGTCCCATGCCATCGGACCTCGCCTAGTCCTCGCCCGGCGCTTGATCCATCCATCCCTGATGCCCACGCCTCCTTCCTGCTTGGATCCGGTAGTTCCGAGCCAAGACACCACCATTCCCCTGCTGCCTTCCTCCCTGCATCGTGCACCACTGTGCATGGCCTCGTCTTCTCCGAGTGGTGTACCGCCAGCAGCCAACCATGGATGCCCGAGCCGCCATGTTTCCTCCCCGAGCTCCAAGTCCCCGCGCCGCTCACCCTGCCGCTGTGTTGCC AGAACATGCGCCGCCTCCTACAGCTCCGCCCGCACGCCACCTTGCCGGAGAACGCCGTCACGCGCCTGGATCCGCTCGTCTCCGCCGCCTCCCCCAAGTTTCGTCGCTGTTGCGCCTTCGCCGTCCCACTTCATGCGCTGCTGTCGCCCGCAGTCCACCTCCAAGGTGCTAGAGTCGTCGCCTCGCCATGTCTTCAGGAGCGAGAGGCTGACGGTGTTGACCGCGACCACCTCCACGTGCCTGGGCCATCTCCCCTTCGCCCGTTGACCGTGGCCCAGCTCCCATCTCCACCGACCTGGGCCTGGGCCCATGGTAAGCACCAGATCCAGCACCCACTTTGTGCACAGTTGGGCCAGCTAGTTTCGGCCCGATGTGTTTTTTCCTGCTCTGGACGATTTTGTCTATCATTCCTGGAATTGCCAGTTTTACACAAAAGTCCCTctagatcatgcatttaa
- the LOC125553736 gene encoding uncharacterized protein LOC125553736 isoform X2: MPTPPSCLDPVVPSQDTTIPLLPSSLHRAPLCMASSSPSGVPPAANHGCPSRHVSSPSSKSPRRSPCRCVAVENMRRLLQLRPHATLPENAVTRLDPLVSAASPKFRRCCAFAVPLHALLSPAVHLQGARVVASPCLQEREADGVDRDHLHVPGPSPLRPLTVAQLPSPPTWAWAHGKHQIQHPLCAQLGQLVSARCVFSCSGRFCLSFLELPVLHKSPSRSCI, translated from the exons ATGCCCACGCCTCCTTCCTGCTTGGATCCGGTAGTTCCGAGCCAAGACACCACCATTCCCCTGCTGCCTTCCTCCCTGCATCGTGCACCACTGTGCATGGCCTCGTCTTCTCCGAGTGGTGTACCGCCAGCAGCCAACCATGGATGCCCGAGCCGCCATGTTTCCTCCCCGAGCTCCAAGTCCCCGCGCCGCTCACCCTGCCGCTGTGTTGCCGTCG AGAACATGCGCCGCCTCCTACAGCTCCGCCCGCACGCCACCTTGCCGGAGAACGCCGTCACGCGCCTGGATCCGCTCGTCTCCGCCGCCTCCCCCAAGTTTCGTCGCTGTTGCGCCTTCGCCGTCCCACTTCATGCGCTGCTGTCGCCCGCAGTCCACCTCCAAGGTGCTAGAGTCGTCGCCTCGCCATGTCTTCAGGAGCGAGAGGCTGACGGTGTTGACCGCGACCACCTCCACGTGCCTGGGCCATCTCCCCTTCGCCCGTTGACCGTGGCCCAGCTCCCATCTCCACCGACCTGGGCCTGGGCCCATGGTAAGCACCAGATCCAGCACCCACTTTGTGCACAGTTGGGCCAGCTAGTTTCGGCCCGATGTGTTTTTTCCTGCTCTGGACGATTTTGTCTATCATTCCTGGAATTGCCAGTTTTACACAAAAGTCCCTctagatcatgcatttaa